In Primulina huaijiensis isolate GDHJ02 chromosome 16, ASM1229523v2, whole genome shotgun sequence, a single genomic region encodes these proteins:
- the LOC140961059 gene encoding uncharacterized protein, translating to MAREIDSHPLFTDYVTTRWYRAPEVLLGSPTYGPPVDMWAMGTIMAELFTLRPLFPGSSEADQLHKISCVIGSPIKNEWPEGLELAKAMNYKFPQVSV from the exons ATGGCCCGTGAGATTGATTCTCACCCTCTATTCACAGATTATGTCACAACACGCTG GTATCGGGCCCCTGAAGTTCTACTTGGTTCTCCAACTTACGGTCCGCCAGTCG ACATGTGGGCTATGGGTACTATAATGGCTGAACTGTTTACTCTTCGCCCTTTGTTTCCGGGCTCAAG TGAAGCAGACCAACTTCATAAAATAAGTTGCGTAATAGGGAGTCCGATTAAGAATGAATGGCCGGAGGGCCTTGAACTCGCCAAAGCCATGAATTACAAATTTCCGCAGGTGAGTGTTTGA